In Armatimonadota bacterium, a single genomic region encodes these proteins:
- a CDS encoding MTAP family purine nucleoside phosphorylase, whose amino-acid sequence MKFDAAIIGGTGVGSRLIALGGAPVHIPTPVGTIRGRHLHQEGADILLLSRHSAGHKVPPHKVNYVGMATALRQLGVKYCLASAAVGSLHEQWGPGTFIACSDFLDFTFRNTTIHDATVVHTGFNNPFSPEVRHQFMHQGLAIGVEVHPKAVYLAGNGPRYETPQEIVLFRQFGADIVGMTATSEAIAMKESGVQYGCLAIVTNLAAGISPIEPNHQEVEDEMKRSGEKAVKILLATAVDLAKK is encoded by the coding sequence ATGAAATTTGATGCGGCGATCATTGGCGGCACCGGCGTTGGCTCGCGTTTGATCGCTCTGGGCGGAGCTCCAGTTCATATTCCGACACCCGTCGGAACGATTCGGGGACGGCACTTGCACCAGGAAGGAGCCGACATCCTCCTGCTCAGCCGCCACTCGGCGGGTCACAAGGTGCCACCACACAAGGTCAATTACGTCGGAATGGCGACTGCCTTGAGGCAGCTTGGGGTGAAGTACTGCCTTGCCAGCGCAGCGGTTGGCTCGCTGCACGAGCAGTGGGGACCCGGGACATTTATTGCTTGTTCAGACTTTCTTGACTTCACATTCCGGAACACGACGATTCATGACGCCACCGTTGTTCACACCGGCTTCAACAATCCGTTCTCTCCCGAAGTGAGGCATCAATTCATGCACCAAGGACTTGCTATTGGGGTCGAGGTACACCCGAAGGCGGTCTATTTGGCCGGGAATGGTCCCCGCTATGAAACCCCGCAGGAGATCGTGCTTTTTCGTCAGTTCGGTGCGGACATCGTTGGAATGACTGCGACGAGTGAGGCAATCGCGATGAAAGAGTCCGGAGTGCAGTACGGCTGCCTCGCCATCGTCACGAATCTCGCGGCAGGGATTTCGCCTATCGAGCCAAACCATCAAGAAGTCGAAGACGAGATGAAGCGCTCTGGCGAAAAGGCGGTCAAGATTCTGCTCGCCACCGCCGTCGATCTTGCGAAGAAATGA
- the panC gene encoding pantoate--beta-alanine ligase, with protein sequence MTIVRTVAEYCALSLTDVGFVPTMGALHAGHCELIKATSSHQNRVVSIFVNPTQFGPNEDLTRYPRPFERDVELASEAGANVIFAPTVEEMYPSHPTMIHVPIVTEHFEGSSRPGHFHGVATIVAKLFGIVQPTTAYFGQKDLQQCAVITKMVKDLNLPVQIQIEPTIREADGLAMSSRNVYLTPEQRSKAPQIYRQLCVASDAIWLGANIHQVLEDSIQALNAGGFEVDYFALIERNGFAPTHSLNSNLALITAAKLGTTRLIDNVLLD encoded by the coding sequence TTGACGATTGTACGAACGGTAGCGGAATACTGTGCGCTGAGCCTCACTGACGTCGGCTTCGTTCCTACGATGGGTGCTTTACATGCAGGCCATTGTGAACTCATTAAAGCGACTTCTTCGCACCAAAATCGAGTGGTATCGATTTTCGTCAACCCAACTCAGTTCGGACCCAACGAGGACTTAACCCGCTACCCTAGACCCTTTGAGCGTGATGTCGAGCTGGCTTCTGAGGCTGGTGCTAACGTCATCTTTGCCCCGACGGTTGAGGAGATGTATCCATCGCATCCGACGATGATCCATGTGCCGATTGTGACTGAGCATTTTGAGGGGAGTTCTAGGCCTGGGCATTTCCATGGAGTTGCCACGATTGTTGCCAAGCTATTCGGGATTGTCCAACCAACAACTGCATACTTTGGACAAAAAGATCTGCAACAGTGCGCAGTCATTACCAAGATGGTGAAAGACCTAAACTTGCCTGTTCAGATTCAAATCGAACCAACTATTCGAGAAGCAGATGGTCTTGCGATGTCGAGTCGCAACGTCTACTTGACGCCAGAACAGCGAAGCAAAGCCCCGCAAATCTACCGGCAACTTTGCGTGGCTAGCGATGCAATTTGGCTTGGAGCCAACATTCACCAAGTGTTGGAGGACTCAATTCAAGCCCTAAACGCTGGAGGTTTTGAAGTCGACTATTTTGCTCTTATCGAAAGGAACGGCTTCGCTCCGACTCATTCACTTAACTCCAATCTTGCGCTCATCACAGCGGCAAAACTCGGCACTACCCGGCTCATCGATAACGTCTTACTTGACTAA
- a CDS encoding chemotaxis protein CheW, with amino-acid sequence MEGKFVVFRLGDEKFGVPIGSVERILPSQSLTKIPKAPKTLVGMFPYQDTTVAVIDASARFEIPLNEEPEHFLVISTHVGRYALRVEGVETIYHFSEADFDEAQDWLASVEPDLAYGVGKKGGSLCLLLKPEAIVPADLKKKIEKLAA; translated from the coding sequence ATGGAAGGAAAGTTTGTTGTGTTTCGCCTGGGTGACGAGAAGTTTGGAGTGCCGATTGGGTCTGTAGAGAGGATTTTGCCTTCCCAGTCTCTGACGAAAATTCCGAAGGCACCAAAAACCCTCGTCGGAATGTTTCCTTACCAAGACACCACCGTTGCGGTCATTGACGCTTCGGCGCGGTTTGAGATTCCCCTGAATGAAGAACCCGAGCACTTCCTAGTCATTTCAACTCACGTTGGCCGCTATGCTTTGCGCGTCGAAGGGGTCGAAACCATCTACCACTTCTCCGAAGCGGACTTTGATGAGGCTCAGGATTGGTTGGCGAGCGTTGAACCGGATCTCGCATATGGCGTTGGCAAGAAAGGCGGATCGCTCTGTTTGCTGTTGAAGCCCGAAGCCATTGTCCCGGCAGATCTGAAAAAGAAGATCGAAAAACTAGCGGCCTAA
- the bcp gene encoding thioredoxin-dependent thiol peroxidase, with the protein MLKVGDQFPAFSLLNQDGETVTSDALKGSISVVYFYPKDDTSGCTIEACEFQERLADFPGKNVFGVSPDPVKSHKKFADKYSLAFTLLADTETALCQACGVWAEKSMYGKKYMGVLRTTFIVGPDGVVTHVFEKVKPQGHAEEIKAAIG; encoded by the coding sequence ATGCTTAAAGTTGGCGATCAGTTTCCTGCGTTTTCATTGCTCAACCAAGATGGAGAGACTGTCACCTCGGATGCCCTCAAAGGGTCGATTTCGGTTGTCTACTTCTATCCCAAAGATGATACGAGCGGCTGCACAATCGAGGCGTGTGAATTCCAGGAGCGCCTCGCGGACTTCCCAGGAAAGAACGTCTTCGGAGTCTCACCAGACCCAGTGAAATCGCATAAGAAGTTTGCGGATAAGTACAGCCTGGCCTTTACATTGTTAGCCGATACTGAGACGGCGCTTTGCCAGGCTTGCGGAGTTTGGGCCGAGAAGTCGATGTATGGGAAGAAGTACATGGGGGTTCTGCGGACGACCTTCATCGTTGGACCAGACGGAGTTGTGACCCACGTTTTCGAGAAGGTGAAGCCGCAAGGCCACGCCGAAGAGATCAAAGCGGCTATCGGCTAA
- a CDS encoding metallophosphoesterase, producing the protein MVAAFVPALLGQSTAGVVAGPYLQLASSPGTMVVQVIQQGDLKIPLNAKGLTVKTLPSIAMATPGLFVRKWAISGLKPGQAWTYSLGAKNYSAHGLPAGKVRLAVFGDSGRGLPGQKLIGKQLAKYDPDLIVHVGDIVYPRGRESEYLLYHFPVYGSILAKTASVAAPGNHDTAYRDLKSYPDGLAYYKLWHLPQFKPKWAKGPGNFGFGYGDAYWVILDSNTYINWKSSGPQTWLKQELAKGAKYRWRFVAFHHAPFHSSEKKKDEVYMQAVAPIFEQGRVTAVFCGHVHNYQRTKPINGVTYFVTGAGGAELYDQKIAGNKKLWKPFTAAYIPGYSFTSLEYDRSGATVRQIDAKGKVIDTIKLTP; encoded by the coding sequence ATGGTCGCCGCTTTCGTTCCCGCTTTATTAGGTCAATCCACTGCGGGTGTGGTCGCTGGGCCCTACCTTCAACTGGCGTCATCACCGGGAACGATGGTTGTCCAGGTCATTCAGCAAGGAGATCTCAAGATTCCTCTGAATGCGAAGGGGTTGACTGTCAAAACTCTACCTTCCATCGCCATGGCGACTCCCGGTTTGTTTGTCCGCAAATGGGCAATTTCTGGCCTGAAGCCTGGGCAGGCTTGGACTTATTCGTTGGGGGCCAAGAATTACTCGGCACACGGACTGCCAGCCGGAAAGGTGCGATTGGCGGTTTTTGGCGACTCTGGACGCGGGCTCCCGGGTCAAAAACTGATCGGTAAGCAACTGGCGAAGTACGATCCCGACCTCATTGTCCACGTTGGAGACATCGTGTACCCTCGGGGTCGAGAAAGTGAGTACCTGCTCTATCATTTCCCGGTTTACGGTTCGATTCTTGCAAAGACCGCAAGCGTGGCGGCTCCCGGCAATCATGACACCGCGTATCGTGACCTCAAATCCTATCCGGACGGCCTTGCCTACTACAAGCTGTGGCACCTGCCCCAGTTTAAGCCGAAGTGGGCGAAGGGCCCCGGAAACTTTGGTTTTGGTTATGGAGACGCCTATTGGGTGATTCTGGATAGCAACACTTACATCAACTGGAAAAGTAGCGGTCCGCAAACTTGGCTGAAACAAGAACTGGCCAAGGGAGCGAAGTACAGGTGGCGATTTGTGGCGTTCCACCACGCACCATTTCATTCCTCTGAGAAGAAGAAAGATGAGGTCTATATGCAAGCCGTCGCCCCAATCTTTGAGCAAGGCCGAGTCACCGCAGTTTTCTGCGGACATGTTCATAACTACCAGCGAACAAAGCCGATCAATGGAGTCACGTACTTCGTCACCGGGGCCGGTGGGGCTGAGTTGTACGACCAGAAGATCGCAGGCAACAAGAAGCTCTGGAAGCCGTTTACTGCCGCCTACATTCCGGGCTACTCCTTCACGTCTCTGGAGTACGACAGGAGCGGCGCGACGGTGAGGCAAATTGACGCCAAAGGCAAGGTGATTGACACCATAAAGCTGACGCCATAA
- the panB gene encoding 3-methyl-2-oxobutanoate hydroxymethyltransferase, producing the protein MSRKVTAPGLRQMADSGEKIVCITAYDYTSALICEQAGVDVVLVGDSLGNVIQGHPTTVPVTLEEMVYHTRCVRRGLSSPLLVADLPFGSYNVSVEQAVASAIDLMKAGADAVKLEGDYTEEIKAIRKAGIPVMGHVGFTPQSINEFGGHKVQGRGDGGKDVLAEAFAIEDAGAFGIVLEMIPTTVSGQITKELQIPTIGIGAGSCCDGQIQVWHDVFGLSSRKLKHARWFAQGQDVFGSALSEYISTTKSGAFPTSENSF; encoded by the coding sequence ATGTCTCGAAAAGTGACGGCGCCGGGCCTTCGGCAAATGGCGGATTCTGGCGAAAAGATCGTTTGCATCACCGCGTACGACTACACGTCTGCCTTGATCTGCGAGCAAGCTGGAGTGGATGTTGTCCTGGTCGGCGACTCTCTGGGCAATGTCATCCAGGGTCATCCGACCACCGTTCCCGTGACCCTCGAAGAAATGGTGTATCACACCCGTTGCGTCCGGCGAGGCTTGTCATCGCCGTTACTCGTCGCCGACTTACCGTTTGGATCCTACAACGTTTCTGTTGAACAAGCGGTTGCTTCAGCGATCGATCTGATGAAAGCTGGCGCCGATGCGGTGAAGCTTGAGGGTGATTATACGGAGGAAATCAAGGCAATCCGTAAAGCAGGCATTCCGGTGATGGGGCACGTCGGGTTCACACCGCAGTCGATCAACGAATTCGGCGGGCATAAAGTGCAGGGCCGTGGCGACGGTGGAAAAGATGTTTTGGCGGAGGCATTTGCCATCGAGGATGCCGGTGCCTTTGGGATTGTTCTAGAGATGATCCCGACGACGGTTTCGGGGCAGATCACGAAAGAGCTTCAGATTCCGACGATTGGAATCGGGGCCGGATCGTGCTGTGATGGGCAGATTCAGGTGTGGCATGACGTATTTGGACTGAGCAGCCGGAAGCTGAAGCATGCTCGTTGGTTCGCTCAGGGCCAAGACGTCTTCGGCTCGGCACTATCTGAATACATTTCGACAACAAAGTCGGGGGCTTTTCCGACTTCGGAGAATAGTTTTTGA
- a CDS encoding CBS domain-containing protein: MILREVLHAHIPTLTAESTVRDAVDKMDVYQFPALVVVDVDMKPLAVLTEGDLSRAVARRDNFVSMASEPAFVYATKEPTTADVNQEISDALHKMLSSGLTILPVTDEGILAGVVLRVDLMQALMMDAAIGT; encoded by the coding sequence ATGATTCTTCGTGAAGTGCTTCATGCGCACATTCCGACGCTCACTGCCGAGAGCACCGTACGCGATGCAGTGGACAAAATGGATGTGTATCAGTTCCCGGCTCTGGTCGTGGTGGATGTTGACATGAAGCCCCTGGCGGTTCTCACAGAGGGCGATTTGAGCCGTGCAGTGGCGCGTCGGGATAACTTCGTCAGCATGGCCTCCGAGCCAGCCTTTGTGTACGCAACGAAAGAGCCGACGACGGCCGATGTCAACCAGGAGATCTCCGACGCACTCCACAAAATGCTCTCCTCCGGGCTCACTATCCTGCCGGTAACCGACGAAGGAATTCTTGCGGGAGTCGTCTTGCGAGTCGATCTGATGCAAGCGTTGATGATGGACGCAGCGATTGGGACGTAG
- a CDS encoding matrixin family metalloprotease: MKVQQFGVIAVTGLLFATGYAGFKARAAVHPQASDTIDAARKQFEKGDKAQAKGYAESMLMGQRLLVSVDYGDTPESQIGACSESLAGAFEMWETALNGDVKFALAKQGEEATIKIQYGKDVRLDGSIVSGYINWSRTIERQGNQATPIFNADIHLRTTDPNGKPMNATQMRHTAGHELGHMFGLDDVNTVGMLMGPLDLRRPVSKPNPTEVETVQAIRAECESIVAKADAPHGHHFLGFGSCHEHKHH; encoded by the coding sequence ATGAAGGTTCAGCAATTTGGGGTTATCGCGGTTACCGGACTACTGTTCGCAACCGGGTATGCAGGGTTCAAGGCTCGAGCAGCAGTTCATCCGCAAGCATCCGACACGATCGACGCGGCAAGAAAGCAATTCGAGAAAGGCGACAAAGCGCAGGCGAAAGGCTATGCCGAATCCATGCTCATGGGGCAGCGACTTTTGGTGTCGGTTGATTATGGAGATACGCCAGAGTCACAGATCGGAGCCTGTTCAGAATCCCTCGCTGGAGCATTCGAGATGTGGGAGACCGCGCTGAATGGTGATGTCAAGTTTGCACTTGCCAAGCAAGGCGAAGAAGCAACCATCAAGATCCAGTACGGCAAAGATGTTCGACTTGACGGCTCAATCGTCTCGGGCTACATCAACTGGAGCCGAACCATTGAGCGCCAAGGCAACCAAGCCACTCCGATCTTCAACGCCGATATTCACCTCCGCACAACCGACCCGAACGGCAAACCGATGAACGCCACTCAGATGCGGCACACCGCCGGTCACGAGCTAGGCCACATGTTTGGTCTCGACGACGTCAATACCGTTGGGATGCTGATGGGACCGCTTGACCTTCGTCGACCAGTTTCAAAACCGAATCCAACCGAGGTTGAAACGGTCCAAGCGATCCGAGCTGAGTGTGAAAGCATCGTCGCGAAAGCCGATGCCCCGCACGGCCACCACTTCCTCGGGTTTGGCTCCTGCCACGAGCACAAACACCACTAA
- a CDS encoding DNA-processing protein DprA: protein MSATRRTFTLALAMTPGIGGRSVVRVLARNDLLSRSAEEFLALSIESYREEYKLSVKSATYLAEHRVQLFEEVAPMERRLETLGVRWTVITDAGYPELIEAFDPDPPAMLFLYGNTKLLGARTFSVLSSRNATRDQLDEIERLSEAGVLNGEVIVTGHDKPEYQRSAVVPLRWGAPRILCLDRGLFQVLGEDLRNEAFRMARLWRYEFDPSTDLVISPFRPEASFVGINNQVRDRVVAGLSQRLDFVKISPGGNMEKLAKMAQRAGRTVRFL from the coding sequence ATGAGTGCGACTCGCCGAACGTTCACCCTAGCCCTGGCGATGACGCCGGGAATTGGTGGGCGTTCGGTGGTTCGGGTTCTAGCACGGAATGATCTCCTCAGCCGCTCCGCCGAGGAGTTTCTCGCACTGAGTATCGAATCTTATCGCGAAGAGTATAAGTTAAGCGTCAAATCTGCAACATATCTGGCTGAACACCGAGTCCAACTTTTCGAGGAAGTTGCGCCTATGGAACGCCGACTGGAAACCCTCGGCGTCCGCTGGACTGTCATCACTGACGCGGGCTATCCTGAACTCATCGAGGCATTCGACCCCGATCCGCCAGCGATGCTCTTCCTCTACGGCAACACAAAGCTACTTGGGGCCCGCACATTTTCCGTCTTGTCGTCTCGAAATGCGACCCGAGATCAGTTGGACGAGATCGAAAGACTCTCGGAAGCAGGCGTCCTCAATGGCGAGGTGATCGTTACTGGCCACGATAAACCCGAGTACCAGCGCAGTGCCGTGGTTCCGTTACGATGGGGCGCACCGCGCATCCTGTGCCTCGATAGGGGCCTATTCCAAGTCCTTGGCGAAGACCTCCGCAATGAAGCCTTCCGGATGGCCCGCCTCTGGCGCTACGAGTTCGACCCGTCCACCGACCTCGTCATCTCCCCCTTCCGCCCCGAGGCGTCGTTTGTGGGAATCAACAACCAAGTCCGCGACCGAGTCGTCGCTGGCCTCTCACAACGCCTAGACTTCGTCAAGATCTCCCCGGGCGGAAACATGGAGAAGTTGGCGAAGATGGCCCAAAGAGCTGGACGCACCGTTCGGTTTTTGTGA
- a CDS encoding GNAT family N-acetyltransferase, which produces MPKLDIIKGFSAHPLSGGTIFQTAEWQQNWLTHYGDPSRVVSIQVKEGNDLVGLWNLYRHRSGWRSIRPLGVGPSDYLGPIGQYNDLYREAIQDLNKKSLLDIHQLPSDHPALGSLEGHGAIEQAKCLVLDLPSSFDEYVKTLSKSLRYDVRRINGKALQEKGARVEWVSVETVEQFADAFFELHKLRWKQRGLPGAFFGKAERFQRDWLRLVAQQNKLWMNLLIAEGKAVGCVYAMRHEQTCYFYQAGMDPSAASLSPGTVLVAQTIQRAIEEGCTEFDFMRGDEPYKRRWKPTRERTNFRIILPPQTALTKAGYAWNKAAWRVESKVRERVEGKSLRNPKPQN; this is translated from the coding sequence ATGCCGAAGCTTGATATCATAAAAGGCTTTTCGGCACACCCGCTTTCTGGAGGAACAATCTTCCAGACCGCCGAGTGGCAGCAGAACTGGCTGACTCACTATGGTGATCCTTCGCGGGTCGTCAGCATTCAGGTCAAAGAAGGCAACGACTTAGTTGGCCTCTGGAATCTCTATCGGCACCGCTCTGGCTGGCGATCCATCCGGCCGCTCGGTGTTGGGCCGAGTGACTATTTAGGACCAATCGGTCAGTACAACGATTTGTATCGCGAAGCGATCCAAGATCTCAACAAAAAATCTCTTCTGGATATTCATCAGCTCCCCTCTGATCACCCCGCGCTGGGCTCGTTGGAAGGCCATGGGGCCATTGAGCAAGCGAAGTGCCTCGTCCTGGATCTTCCATCCAGTTTTGATGAGTACGTCAAAACTCTTAGCAAGAGCCTCCGTTACGATGTACGCCGAATCAACGGTAAGGCCCTTCAGGAGAAAGGTGCTAGGGTTGAATGGGTGAGTGTCGAAACCGTCGAGCAATTCGCCGACGCCTTCTTCGAGCTTCACAAGCTGCGCTGGAAACAGCGCGGGCTCCCTGGTGCGTTCTTTGGTAAAGCGGAGCGATTCCAGCGCGACTGGCTCCGCCTTGTCGCCCAGCAAAACAAGCTCTGGATGAACCTCCTTATCGCCGAAGGAAAGGCAGTTGGCTGCGTTTACGCCATGCGCCACGAGCAGACGTGCTACTTCTACCAAGCTGGTATGGACCCTTCGGCAGCAAGTCTATCTCCGGGCACAGTTTTGGTTGCCCAAACGATCCAACGAGCCATCGAAGAAGGGTGTACGGAATTCGACTTTATGCGAGGAGACGAACCCTATAAGCGCAGGTGGAAACCAACCCGGGAACGAACGAATTTTCGTATCATTTTGCCCCCACAAACTGCGCTGACAAAGGCGGGCTACGCATGGAACAAGGCAGCTTGGCGAGTAGAATCAAAGGTAAGAGAGCGAGTAGAGGGGAAAAGTCTTCGCAACCCTAAGCCTCAAAACTGA
- a CDS encoding glycosyltransferase family 2 protein, translating into MTKRVAIIIPAYNEASRIANVLQAVKASSYAHEIIVVNDGSADNTAEVVRKIDGVHLVDMVKNVGKGGAMVAGVSATLAPIIAFVDADLEGIEPGHIDSIVLPLIRGECDMCVGVFRGGKIGSNAAMAVTPFLSGQRAMRRELFESIPYIGELRYGVEVAITEAVRKKRAKVKRVILRGVSNCFKEEKLGLVKGLQARTKMYRDIREAMVRTRKKKRVQRKKWLDR; encoded by the coding sequence TTGACAAAACGTGTAGCGATCATTATTCCGGCCTATAACGAGGCCTCGCGCATCGCCAACGTCCTGCAGGCGGTGAAGGCTTCTTCGTATGCGCACGAAATCATTGTTGTAAACGACGGAAGTGCGGATAACACGGCAGAAGTCGTTCGCAAGATTGACGGGGTCCATCTGGTGGATATGGTCAAAAACGTCGGTAAGGGCGGGGCCATGGTCGCTGGTGTCAGCGCAACCCTCGCGCCGATTATTGCGTTTGTTGATGCTGACCTTGAGGGAATAGAACCCGGACATATCGACTCCATCGTCCTCCCGTTGATCCGGGGCGAGTGCGACATGTGCGTTGGTGTCTTCCGAGGCGGCAAAATCGGCAGTAATGCCGCAATGGCCGTCACTCCGTTCCTCAGCGGTCAACGGGCGATGAGGCGAGAGCTGTTCGAGAGTATTCCGTACATCGGCGAACTACGCTACGGAGTCGAAGTCGCCATCACCGAAGCAGTGCGGAAGAAGCGAGCAAAGGTGAAGCGCGTGATTCTTCGCGGAGTGAGCAACTGTTTCAAGGAAGAAAAACTCGGCCTTGTGAAGGGGCTCCAGGCTCGAACAAAAATGTATCGTGATATCCGCGAAGCGATGGTTCGCACTCGTAAGAAAAAGCGGGTTCAGCGTAAGAAGTGGCTTGATCGCTAG
- a CDS encoding MmgE/PrpD family protein, with amino-acid sequence MTTVVLARDTNQAYGIGQFAIDFLAGKLGPGPSQAVLDRCRLFHTDSILCGASALAYQTNAPRLLRLEALEYPDANGATVFGSNVRVKAEKAVAANSSAVREWDSNGTNFGYNPALGHLAGEFGHNDYYPVAVAACQERGLDGRTALLAMVLIDEIRGRLAEVFSLKTYKIDHVVHGAIASAAVYVALHGGTAQQAEHAIGMFVAHYIPWRAIRAGKQLSDSKGASAAISAEAAVLCARRALRGFVGPKDIFRNPESMFRQFEPTSGSSPFDLHLTHSGDDFAVMGMHFKLGLYEHQSAGALQGALDLLGKDPSFVSKVASITIKAYEPAFGIIGDPAKRDPKTRQSADHSMVYIVATLLRKASELGAGPDNDSRWKSLMLSPEDYGADALHNTATRELMEKIQFEHGGSEYDRNYPDGIPTSMVATLTDGTVLDSGFVMYPAGHARNTSADLAGILDHKFGLLGSIAVPAGGDVAGLVSRLNGLASMSAAALLGLYDFPIAEHSAIDG; translated from the coding sequence GTGACCACCGTTGTTCTCGCTCGCGACACAAATCAGGCGTATGGAATTGGGCAGTTTGCCATCGACTTTCTAGCTGGCAAACTTGGGCCGGGACCGTCGCAGGCGGTTTTGGATCGCTGCCGGCTCTTCCACACGGATTCGATTCTGTGCGGAGCCTCAGCACTGGCGTACCAGACAAACGCTCCTCGGCTGCTACGCCTGGAGGCACTTGAATATCCAGATGCTAACGGTGCCACCGTGTTTGGGTCAAACGTTCGAGTCAAAGCGGAGAAGGCGGTCGCGGCAAATTCCTCAGCTGTTAGAGAGTGGGATTCGAACGGGACAAACTTTGGCTATAACCCAGCTCTTGGTCACCTGGCGGGTGAGTTTGGGCATAACGATTACTATCCTGTCGCGGTGGCGGCTTGCCAGGAGCGGGGACTGGACGGCCGAACTGCACTCCTCGCAATGGTTCTGATCGACGAGATTCGTGGGCGACTCGCCGAGGTTTTTAGCCTCAAGACCTACAAAATCGACCACGTTGTTCACGGAGCTATTGCTTCAGCGGCGGTTTATGTGGCGTTGCACGGTGGAACAGCGCAGCAGGCTGAGCACGCAATCGGCATGTTCGTGGCGCACTACATTCCTTGGCGCGCGATTCGCGCTGGCAAGCAGCTCAGCGACTCGAAGGGGGCTTCGGCAGCAATCAGTGCAGAAGCGGCGGTCCTATGTGCGCGGCGAGCGTTGAGAGGGTTCGTGGGGCCGAAGGACATCTTCCGGAATCCGGAGTCGATGTTTAGGCAGTTCGAGCCCACCTCGGGCTCATCGCCTTTTGATCTTCATTTGACTCACTCCGGCGATGACTTTGCGGTGATGGGGATGCACTTCAAACTCGGGCTTTATGAGCACCAGTCGGCTGGGGCATTGCAAGGTGCGTTGGATTTGCTCGGAAAAGACCCTTCCTTTGTTTCCAAGGTTGCTTCGATTACGATCAAGGCGTATGAACCCGCTTTTGGGATCATCGGCGACCCAGCCAAGCGTGACCCCAAGACACGGCAATCGGCGGACCACTCAATGGTCTACATTGTGGCAACCTTGCTCAGGAAAGCATCAGAACTCGGAGCCGGCCCTGATAATGATTCACGTTGGAAGTCGCTGATGCTATCTCCGGAAGACTATGGTGCAGACGCCCTCCACAACACGGCGACTCGGGAATTGATGGAGAAGATTCAGTTCGAGCACGGCGGATCGGAGTACGACCGGAACTATCCGGATGGGATTCCGACTTCGATGGTGGCGACTTTGACCGATGGAACCGTTTTGGATTCGGGGTTTGTGATGTATCCGGCAGGACATGCTCGCAACACTTCTGCTGATTTGGCGGGGATTTTGGATCACAAGTTTGGTCTTTTGGGGTCCATCGCGGTTCCTGCTGGCGGAGATGTTGCTGGTTTGGTTTCACGGCTGAATGGGCTAGCTTCGATGTCTGCGGCTGCTTTGCTGGGGCTGTATGACTTCCCGATTGCCGAGCACTCGGCGATTGACGGTTAA
- the tmk gene encoding dTMP kinase, whose translation MFVTFEGPEGAGKSTAIRGLSIALESQCHSVLVTREPGAGEFGQKIRALLLDQDEVVPEAELLLFLADRANHVENIIRPALAAGTIVLCDRHADSSVVYQGYARGVDIEFLKAGNSFATKGLKPHLTLLFDLDPVIGLKRIGDGRDNNRLDREPLEFHQKVRAGFLDLASDEPERWVVLDATRAPEALCSDALAEILNRLGR comes from the coding sequence ATGTTCGTAACGTTTGAGGGGCCGGAGGGTGCGGGGAAGTCGACCGCAATTCGTGGTCTTTCTATAGCTCTTGAATCTCAATGCCACTCAGTTTTGGTAACAAGAGAGCCAGGAGCCGGCGAGTTTGGGCAGAAGATTCGTGCGCTATTGCTAGACCAAGACGAAGTGGTGCCTGAGGCCGAGCTGCTACTCTTCCTTGCCGACCGAGCGAATCATGTGGAGAATATCATCCGACCAGCCTTGGCAGCAGGAACAATTGTTCTTTGTGATCGGCACGCTGATTCTTCCGTGGTTTACCAAGGATATGCCCGGGGCGTAGACATCGAGTTTTTGAAAGCCGGAAACTCCTTCGCCACAAAAGGGCTGAAACCTCATCTCACCCTCCTTTTTGATCTTGATCCCGTCATTGGGCTCAAGCGGATCGGCGATGGGCGCGATAACAACCGACTCGACCGCGAGCCACTCGAGTTTCATCAGAAGGTACGAGCAGGTTTTTTAGACCTTGCTTCAGATGAGCCAGAGCGGTGGGTTGTTTTGGATGCAACAAGGGCACCGGAAGCACTTTGCTCCGATGCCCTTGCCGAAATCTTGAACAGATTAGGCCGCTAG